The segment CATGCTCAGCCAGATTATTTGATTTGTATGTGTATTGTGTTATTCTTAGGAACTCTGAGAATTCAAGTGCTATGAGAGGGCAAAGCAACGGCGTTGGTGTAAGAGGTTTTGCGTCACCAGACAGGGGAGCGCACGATAAGAGAGGTACCCGAAACAATAACCATCAAAACAGCAACCACCACAACAATAATCATAATCATGATTACAACAAGTCAGGGGGATCATCGGAAACCGCCCACGACAGCAAAAAAGGAGGGTCTTCTTCTGCCAGCGGCGAGGCGGCACCACCTGTTTGGCCACCGAAATTCGTTATTGCTTTGaccaacaaagaaaaagaagaggattTCATGGCCATTAAAGGCTCTAAGCTTCCACAAAGACCTAAAAAGAGAGCAAAGTTTATTCAACGCACTCTCAA is part of the Mangifera indica cultivar Alphonso chromosome 13, CATAS_Mindica_2.1, whole genome shotgun sequence genome and harbors:
- the LOC123194695 gene encoding uncharacterized protein LOC123194695 isoform X3, which codes for MRTLNCPLSNWSGWSKCIWFFRRAHASWNSENSSAMRGQSNGVGVRGFASPDRGAHDKRGTRNNNHQNSNHHNNNHNHDYNKSGGSSETAHDSKKGGSSSASGEAAPPVWPPKFVIALTNKEKEEDFMAIKGSKLPQRPKKRAKFIQRTLNLVSPGAWLCDLTLERYEVREKKISKKRPRGLKAMGNMDSDSE